A DNA window from Acomys russatus chromosome 7, mAcoRus1.1, whole genome shotgun sequence contains the following coding sequences:
- the Thap12 gene encoding 52 kDa repressor of the inhibitor of the protein kinase — MPNFCAAPNCTRKSTQSDLAFFRFPRDPARCQKWVENCRRADLEDKTPDQLNKHYRLCAKHFEASMICRTSPYRTVLRDNAIPTIFDLTSHLNNPHSRHRKRIKELSEDEIRTLKQKKIEETSEQEQETNSNAQNPSAEVGNQQDGNILPLTLEEKENKEYLKSLFEILILMGKQNIPLDGHEADEIPEGLFAPDNFQALLECRINSGEEVLRKRFETTAVNTLFCSKTQQRQMLEICESCIREETLREVRDSHFFSIITDDVVDIAGEEHLPVLVRFVDEAHNLREEFVGFLPYEADAEILAVKFHTTITEKWGLNMEYCRGQAYIVSSGFSSKMKVVASRLLEKYPQAVYTLCSSCALNAWLAKSVPVVGVSVALGTIEEVCSFFHRSPQLLLELDNVISVLFQNSEERGKELKEVCHSHWTGRHDAFEILVDLLQALVLCLDGINSDTDIRWNNYIAGRAFVLCSAVTDFDFIVTVVVLKNVLSFTRAFGKNLQGQTSDVFFAASSLTAVLHSLNEVMENIEVYHEFWFEEATNLATKLDIQMKLPGKFRRAQQGSLEPQLTSESYYKDTLSVPTVEHIIQELKDIFSEQHLKALKCLSLVPSVMGQLKFNTSEEHHADMYRSDLPNPDTLSAELHCWRIKWKHRGKDIELPSTIYEALHLPDIKFFPNVYALLKVLCILPVMKVENERYENGRKRLKAYLRNTLTDQRSSNLALLNINFDIKHDLDLMVDTYIKLYTNKSELPTNNSETIENT, encoded by the exons ATGCCGAACTTCTGCGCTGCCCCCAACTGCACACGGAAGAGCACGCAGTCCGACCTGGCCTTCTTCAGGTTCCCACGGGACCCGGCCAG aTGCCAGAAATGGGTTGAGAATTGCAGGAGAGCAGACTTAGAAGATAAAACACCTGATCAACTAAATAAGCATTATCGACTATGTGCCAAACACTTTGAGGCCTCTATGATTTGTAGAACT agtccTTATCGGACCGTTCTTCGAGATAATGCAATACCAACGATATTTGATCTTACCAGTCACTTGAACAATCCACATAGCAGACACAGAAAACGAATAAAAGAATTG agtgAAGATGAAATCAGGacactgaaacagaaaaaaa TTGAGGAAACTTCTGAACAAGAACAGGAAACTAACAGCAATGCTCAGAACCCTAGTGCAGAAGTGGGGAACCAGCAGGATGGAAACATTTTGCCTTTAACCCTTGAAGAGAAGGAGAACAAAGAGTACCTCAAATCGTTATTTGAGATTCTGATTCTCATGGGAAAGCAGAACATACCCCTGGATGGGCATGAGGCCGACGAGATCCCAGAAGGCCTCTTTGCTCCAGATAACTTTCAGGCGCTCCTGGAGTGCCGCATCAATTCTGGAGAAGAGGTCCTGAGGAAGCGCTTTGAGACCACAGCCGTCAACACGTTATTCTGCTCGAAGACTCAGCAGAGACAGATGCTGGAGATCTGTGAGAGCTGCATTCGGGAGGAGACGCTCAGGGAAGTGAGAGACTCGCATTTCTTTTCCATTATCACAGATGATGTAGTGGACATAGCAGGAGAAGAGCACCTGCCCGTGCTGGTGAGGTTTGTCGATGAAGCTCATAACCTGAGAGAGGAGTTTGTGGGTTTCCTACCGTATGAAGCTGATGCAGAGATTTTGGCTGTGAAGTTTCACACTACAATAACTGAGAAATGGGGGTTGAATATGGAGTATTGTCGTGGTCAGGCTTACATTGTGTCCAGTGGATTTTCTTCCAAAATGAAAGTTGTTGCTTCAAGACTTTTAGAAAAATATCCCCAGGCTGTCTACACACTCTGCTCTTCCTGTGCCTTAAATGCATGGTTGGCAAAGTCTGTGCCTGTAGTGGGGGTGTCTGTGGCTCTAGGAACAATTGAGGAAGTCTGTTCCTTTTTCCACCGGTCACCACAGCTGCTGTTAGAACTTGACAATGTCATTTCCGTTCTTTTCCAGAACAGTGAAGAACGGGGGAAAGAACTGAAGGAAGTTTGCCATTCCCATTGGACAGGCAGGCACGATGCCTTTGAGATCTTAGTGGATCTCCTACAAGCACTTGTTCTGTGTTTAGATGGTATAAACAGTGACACAGATATTAGGTGGAATAACTATATAGCTGGACGAGCATTTGTGCTCTGTAGTGCAGTAACAGATTTTGATTTCATTGTTACCGTTGTTgttcttaaaaatgtattatctttTACAAGGGCCTTTGGGAAGAATCTCCAGGGGCAAACCTCTGACGTCTTCTTTGCAGCCAGCAGCTTGACTGCAGTACTGCATTCACTTAACGAGGTGATGGAAAATATTGAAGTTTATCATGAGTTTTGGTTTGAGGAAGCCACAAATTTAGCAACCAAACTTGACATTCAAATGAAACTCCCAGGGAAGTTCCGGAGGGCCCAGCAAGGTAGCCTGGAACCTCAGCTAACCTCTGAGAGTTACTATAAAGACACCCTCAGTGTTCCAACCGTGGAGCACATCATTCAGGAACTTAAGGACATATTCTCTGAGCAGCACCTCAAAGCTCTGAAATGCCTCTCTCTGGTACCCTCAGTGATGGGGCAGCTCAAATTCAACACATCAGAAGAGCACCATGCTGACATGTACAGAAGCGACCTCCCCAATCCTGACACGCTTTCAGCCGAGCTTCACTGTTGGAGAATCAAGTGGAAACACAGAGGGAAAGATATTGAGCTCCCGTCCACCATTTACGAAGCCCTCCATCTTCCTGACATCAAGTTCTTTCCTAACGTGTATGCCTTGCTGAAGGTCCTGTGTATTCTCCCTGTGATGAAGGTGGAGAACGAGCGCTACGAAAACGGACGAAAGCGTCTCAAAGCATACTTGCGGAACACTTTGACAGACCAAAGGTCGAGTAATCTGGCTTTGCTTAACATAAATTTTGATATAAAACATGATCTAGATTTAATGGTGGACACATATATCAAACTCTATACAAATAAATCAGAGCTTCCTACAAATAATTCAGAAACCATTGAAAATacctaa